A segment of the Candidatus Andeanibacterium colombiense genome:
GAGGAGCCCTTCGGGTCCCACCACTCCTTCGCCAGCGCGCCGAAATGGGCGGCTTCCTCGGGCCGGATGGTTTCCGATGCGACAGTTGCAATGGTCATGCCTCCCCCCTAACAGCGCGCCAGACCTGATTCCAGCTTGCAGGAGCTAAGTTTACGTGGCCCGGATCGTGATGAAATTCGGCGGGACTTCGATGGCGGGGACGGAGCGTATCCGCCGTGTCGCCAATATCGTGCGCCGCCAGCAGGCCGCCGGGCATGAAGTCGCGGTGGTGGTTTCGGCGATGGCGGGCGAGACCGACCGGCTGGTCAACTTCTGCCGCGAAGCCAATCCGCTTTACGATCCGGCCGAATACGACGTGGTCGTCGCGGCGGGCGAACAGGTTACTTCGGGCCTGCTCGCGCTGACCCTGCAGGCGATGGGCTGCAAGGCGCGCAGCTGGCTCGGCTGGCAGCTGCCGATTCAGACCGACGATGCCTATGCCAAGGCGCGGATCGAGGGCTTCGATTCTTCCGCGTTGCTCGCGTCGATGGCAGCGGGGGAGATCGCGGTGATCCCCGGTTTCCAGGGGCTGAGCGACGATAACCGCATCACCACGCTGGGCCGGGGCGGCTCGGATACCTCGGCGGTCGCGGTGGCGGCGGCGATCCACGCCGACCGTTGCGACATCTACACCGACGTCGACGGGGTCTATACCACCGATCCGCGGATCGTGGCCAAGGCGCGCAAGCTCAGCCACGTCACTTACGAGGAAATGCTCGAACTGGCCTCGGTCGGCTCGAAGGTGTTGCAGACCCGCTCGGTCAGCCTGGCGATGAAGGAAAAGGTACGCGTGCAGGTGCTCTCGTCCTTCGTCGACGAAGATGCGCCGGCGGCGGATACGCTCCCGGGCACGATGATCGTGAGCGATGACGAACTAGAAGGACTCGATATGGAACGCCAGCTGATCACCGGCATCGCCGCCGACAAGAACGAAGCCAAGGTCACGCTGACCCGCATCGCCGACCGGCCCGGCGCGGTCGCGACGATCTTCGGCCCGCTCGCCGCGGCGAACATCAACGTCGATATGATCATCCAGAATATCGCCAAGGACAAGGGCGAGACCGACGTCACCTTCACCGTGCCCAAGGCCGATCTGCTGCGCACGCAGGCGCTGCTCGAAGAGCATAAGGAGGCGATCGGCTTCTACCGCATGATCAGCGATGACAAGATCGCGAAGATCAGCGTCGTCGGGGTCGGCATGCGCAGCCATGCGGGCGTCGCCAGCACGATGTTCAAGGCGCTCGCCGACCGCGGGATCAACATCCAGGCGATCTCGACCAGCGAGATCAAGGTCAGCGTGCTGATCGACGAGGACGAGACCGAACTCGCGGTGCGCGTGCTCCACACCGCCTACGAACTGGACGCGGACGAGGCGGCTTAAGCGGGCTTTCGCTTGAACTGAAGTTTGCGCGGCCCGTCGCTCGGGCCGTCGCAAAATGCTGGCTTCGACAGCCATTGGAACATATCACGAACGATATGGACCGCCGCTCGCTCTCCCACCGTTTGTCCGTGCTTGCGGATGCGGCTAAATACGATGCCTCTTGCGCCTCATCCGGGACGGCGAAGCGGAACAGCGCGAACGGCAAGGGCATCGGCTCCACCGAGGGCATGGGCATCTGCCATGCCTATGCGCCGGACGGCCGCTGCATCTCGCTGCTCAAGATATTGCTGACCAATCTCTGCATCTTCGACTGCCACTATTGCATCAACCGCAAGAGTTCGAACGTCGAGCGGGCGCGCTTCACGCCGCAGGAGGTCGCGGATTTGACGCTGTCGTTCTATCGCCGCAACTATATCGAGGGCCTGTTCCTCTCTTCCGGCATCGTGAAAAGCTCGAACCACACGATGGAGCAGCTGGTCGAGACGGCGCGGATCCTGCGTGAGGAACACGACTTCCGCGGCTACATCCATCTGAAGGCGATCCCCGAGGCCGATCCGGAACTGCTCGATGCGGCGGGGCGGCTGGCGGACCGGGTGTCGATCAATGTCGAACTGCCGACTCAGGCCGGGCTGACCCGCCTCGCGCCCGACAAATCCGCCCCGCAGATCGAACAGGCGATGGGCGGGCTCAAGGACGCCATCGTCGAGGCGAAGGACGCGAAGAAGCGCTTCCGCTCCGCGCCGCAATTCGCCCCCGCCGGACAATCGACCCAGATGATCGTCGGGGCGGACGGCGCGTCGGACGTCGCGATCATCGGCCGGGCGAGCGGGCTCTACCAGGCCCACCGGCTGCGGCGGGTCTATTACTCGGCCTTCAGCCCGATCCCAGATGCGAGCGCGGTGCTGCCCTTGAAGCGGCCTCCGCTGATACGCGAGCACCGGCTGTACCAGTCCGACTGGCTCATCCGCTTCTACGGCTACGGCGCGCGGGAAGTGCAGGATGCGGCGGAGGCCGACGGGATGCTCCCGCTCGACATCGATCCCAAGCTCGCGTGGGCATTGCGGTTTCGCGAGCGCTTCCCGGTGGACGTCAACCGCGCGCCGCGCGAGGCGCTGCTGCGGGTGCCGGGTCTCGGCGTGAAGGCGGTCGATGCGCTGATCGCCGCGCGGCGACACCGCACGGTGCGCCTGGCCGATCTCGCGCGTCTGACTGTGTCGGTCGCGAAGATCCGCCCGTTCATCGTCGCCGCCGACTGGCGCCCGACCGCGCTGACCGACCGCGTCGATCTCAAGGCGCTGATCACGCCGAGCGCGCAGGAGCAACTGGAGCTGTTCGCGGCGTGATGCTCGCACAGGCGATCTCGGTCACGCTCGAACGGCCCGACGACTTCGACGGCTGGCGCGATGCGGCGCGCGCCTGTCTGATGGCCGGTCTGCCGCCCGATGCGGTGAGCTGGGCCGGCGATCTGTTCGCGAGCGCCGCGCCTATCCCGCCGCCCGCGCCCGATGCCGAACAGCCTAAAGTTTCGCGCGCCTTTCTCCAGCTCGCCCAGACTGCTCTGATCCATTCTGAACCCCAGCGCTTCGATCTGCTCTACCGCCTGCTGTGGCGCCTCCAGCGCGACCCGCGGCTGCTGGAAGACCATGCCGATTTGCTGATCCGCCGGCTCGAAGCTTTGGCGCGCGAAGTGCGGCGCGACATCCACAAGATGCGTGCCTTCGTCCGCTTCCGTGCAGTCGAGGACGAGTGGGGCGAGCGTTTCGTCGCATGGTTCGAGCCCGAGCATCACATATTGCGCCGCAACGCCGGGTTCTTCGTCAACCGCTTCGCCAGCATGCGCTGGTCGATCCTCACCCCGCGCGGCTCGCTCGACTGGGATGGCGAGATTTTACGCGAAGGCCCTCCGGCGCGGCGCGGCGATGCGCCGCAAGGAGATCCGACCGAAGCGCTTTGGCGCGATTACTATGCGGCCACTTTCAATCCCGCGCGTTTGAAGATCGGCGCGATGCTCAAGGAGATGCCGCGCAAATATTGGAAGAACATGCCCGAGACCGCGCTGATCCCCCAGCTGGTCGCGGGCGCACGAGCAAGGGAGCTGGCGATGGTCGATGCCGGAAGCGATCTGTTTGCCGATGCGGAGCGGGCCGAGACGCTGGACGGCATCGCCGAGGCGATCCAGCGCTGCCGTCGCTGCCCAATCGGCTGCAACGGCACGAACGCGGTCGGCGGCGAGGGCACGGCGGGTGCAGCGCTTATGGTAGTCGGCGAGCAGCCAGGCGATGTCGAGGAAACCCAAGGGCGGCCGTTCGTCGGTCCGGCCGGTCGGGTGCTGATGGAGCATCTCGATCACGCCGGGATCGACCGGGCACAGGCCTATGTCACCAATGCGGTCAAGCATTTCAAGTTCGAGCAGCGGGGCAAGCGGCGGCTGCACAAGACCCCGACCGCGAAGGAAATCGACATCTGCCGCTTCTGGCTCGACGGTGAGCGCGCGCTGGTGAAGACGCGCGTGATCCTCGCGCTCGGCGCCAGCGCGGCGCGCGGGGTGCTGGGCAAAACGGTCAGCCTCGAAGCGATGCGCGGCGCGGCGCACAAACTCGACGACGGCAGCGAACTATGGGTGACGAACCACCCGTCCTATCTGCTGCGCCTGCAGGACGGCGTCCGGCATGAGGCCGAACAACGCTTCGCCGCAGACCTGGCGAAGGTGGCCGGGCGGCTCTAAACCCGAGCCCCTGCGAAGGCAGGGGGCCTCAGGCCTCCTATGCCGGTGCTGAAACTGCACGAGATCCCTGCCTTCGCGAGGGACTCAAGATA
Coding sequences within it:
- a CDS encoding aspartate kinase; the encoded protein is MKFGGTSMAGTERIRRVANIVRRQQAAGHEVAVVVSAMAGETDRLVNFCREANPLYDPAEYDVVVAAGEQVTSGLLALTLQAMGCKARSWLGWQLPIQTDDAYAKARIEGFDSSALLASMAAGEIAVIPGFQGLSDDNRITTLGRGGSDTSAVAVAAAIHADRCDIYTDVDGVYTTDPRIVAKARKLSHVTYEEMLELASVGSKVLQTRSVSLAMKEKVRVQVLSSFVDEDAPAADTLPGTMIVSDDELEGLDMERQLITGIAADKNEAKVTLTRIADRPGAVATIFGPLAAANINVDMIIQNIAKDKGETDVTFTVPKADLLRTQALLEEHKEAIGFYRMISDDKIAKISVVGVGMRSHAGVASTMFKALADRGINIQAISTSEIKVSVLIDEDETELAVRVLHTAYELDADEAA
- a CDS encoding putative DNA modification/repair radical SAM protein, whose translation is MDRRSLSHRLSVLADAAKYDASCASSGTAKRNSANGKGIGSTEGMGICHAYAPDGRCISLLKILLTNLCIFDCHYCINRKSSNVERARFTPQEVADLTLSFYRRNYIEGLFLSSGIVKSSNHTMEQLVETARILREEHDFRGYIHLKAIPEADPELLDAAGRLADRVSINVELPTQAGLTRLAPDKSAPQIEQAMGGLKDAIVEAKDAKKRFRSAPQFAPAGQSTQMIVGADGASDVAIIGRASGLYQAHRLRRVYYSAFSPIPDASAVLPLKRPPLIREHRLYQSDWLIRFYGYGAREVQDAAEADGMLPLDIDPKLAWALRFRERFPVDVNRAPREALLRVPGLGVKAVDALIAARRHRTVRLADLARLTVSVAKIRPFIVAADWRPTALTDRVDLKALITPSAQEQLELFAA
- a CDS encoding UdgX family uracil-DNA binding protein (This protein belongs to the uracil DNA glycosylase superfamily, members of which act in excision repair of DNA. However, it belongs more specifically to UdgX branch, whose founding member was found to bind uracil in DNA (where it does not belong), without cleaving it, appears to promote DNA repair by a pathway involving RecA, rather than base excision.), which encodes MLAQAISVTLERPDDFDGWRDAARACLMAGLPPDAVSWAGDLFASAAPIPPPAPDAEQPKVSRAFLQLAQTALIHSEPQRFDLLYRLLWRLQRDPRLLEDHADLLIRRLEALAREVRRDIHKMRAFVRFRAVEDEWGERFVAWFEPEHHILRRNAGFFVNRFASMRWSILTPRGSLDWDGEILREGPPARRGDAPQGDPTEALWRDYYAATFNPARLKIGAMLKEMPRKYWKNMPETALIPQLVAGARARELAMVDAGSDLFADAERAETLDGIAEAIQRCRRCPIGCNGTNAVGGEGTAGAALMVVGEQPGDVEETQGRPFVGPAGRVLMEHLDHAGIDRAQAYVTNAVKHFKFEQRGKRRLHKTPTAKEIDICRFWLDGERALVKTRVILALGASAARGVLGKTVSLEAMRGAAHKLDDGSELWVTNHPSYLLRLQDGVRHEAEQRFAADLAKVAGRL